The Parvibaculaceae bacterium PLY_AMNH_Bact1 genome window below encodes:
- a CDS encoding hypothetical protein (Derived by automated computational analysis using gene prediction method: GeneMarkS-2+.), translated as MSDWVKLFVAALALMTLPFVGLSGAAMADEYDDLEAELDEIEAEEDFEDEMDEIEEDFEDEMDEIEEDFEDEMDDIEDEMDDY; from the coding sequence ATGAGTGATTGGGTAAAACTATTTGTCGCTGCTCTCGCATTGATGACGCTGCCATTTGTTGGCCTGTCAGGCGCGGCAATGGCGGACGAATATGATGATCTCGAAGCGGAGCTAGACGAGATTGAAGCCGAAGAAGATTTCGAAGATGAAATGGACGAAATTGAAGAAGATTTCGAAGATGAAATGGACGAGATCGAGGAAGACTTCGAAGATGAAATGGACGACATCGAAGATGAGATGGACGACTATTGA